Proteins encoded in a region of the Perca fluviatilis chromosome 8, GENO_Pfluv_1.0, whole genome shotgun sequence genome:
- the ptprjb.1 gene encoding receptor-type tyrosine-protein phosphatase eta isoform X1 has translation MMKPLLRCSVSLWSILVFSALLKISQAQCPGIKCSSNETETFTTTTTTVTFGSRNNCTLSIINQSISIPENGSTTGLIPGAVYQISSSCLNCCTEATTKPGVVRNLTVTNITTSSIFLTWTKPDGNSSSYRVQWTGGNVTYNDSVTLTQKNITNLTAGVQYNIIVTAVADDGITEGEKASVSQYTKPNVVRNLSVSNITTSSISLTWTKPEGNSSSYRVQWTDGTNNWSDYVTDTDISVTGLTAGVQYNLTVLAVAGDNTTLGDAMTMSLYTKPNVVRNLSVSNITTSSIFLTWTKPEGNSSSYRVQWTDGTNNWSDYVTDTNISVTGLTAGVQYNLTVLAVAGDNTTLGDAMTMSLYTKPNVVRNLNVSNITTSSIFLTWTKPEGNSSSYRVQWTDGTNNWSDYVTDTDISVTGLTAGVQYNLTVLAVAGDNTTLGDAKTLSLYTKPNVVRNLSVSNITTSSIFLTWTKPEGNSSSYRVQWTDGTNNWSDYVTDTDISVTGLTAGVQYNLTVLAVAGDNTTLGDAKTLSLYTKPNVVRNLSVTNITTSSIFLTWTKPEGNSSSYRVQWTDGTNNWSDYVTDTNISVTGLTAGVQYNLTVLAVAGDNTTLGDAKTMSLYTKPNVVRNLNVSNITTSSISLTWTKPEGNSSSYRVQWTDGTNNWSDYVTDTNISVTGLTAGVQYNLTVLAVAGDNTTLGEAMTMSLYTKPNVVRNLNVTNITTSSIFLTWTIPEGNSSSYRVQWTGGNVTDNESVTLTQQNITNLTAGVQYNIVVTAVAGDGSTEGQRIAIFQYTRPGKIGELTVSTNTSSISLNWTSPPGAVFTYKVKWHNDVAWMSRYTNSTFAVLSDLIPGTNYIISIVAIAGDNHTEGECSTFSSVTKPEVVRNLTVTNITTSSIFLTWAKPEGNSSSYRVQWTGGNVTDNDSVPLTQKNIINLTAGVQYKITVTAVAGDGSTVGQSTSVSQYTRPEKPVNITITAKGTYYLNISWTLPAGTVDDYVVNISNERHTLYSNITAVTTALFTDLYPGRIFFITVTAVAGNFSEMSDQFAFATDPTPPGSIIFSQRTNSSLSLKWATPALMEYAPNISYYITYQPANGTVHNISSLVNSTALNWLLSGTSYNITVQTVGPMNLWSTVVYNSTYTLPNPVLNLVASPSSTTSVKVTWSYPQGAQMYYKYLVQTYSTAGPVFNTPVSINNTNVPNLEPGTGYNISVTTIAATGSESTVENTFSYTMPKAVTNLTVANVNTMAIQLTWLRQSDHKPSYTYLVMALQNATVVQNDTTETETYTFFNLTPGTFYSFEVFTVVEGVMSAVENTSSYTKPAAVTNIIAIGSTTTMLVSWTPAFGQVDSYTVYLFRGSVQLVKNSMNPSNTTVTLQGLTPGVVYCTVVVTKSGPFENNNSVCNATFPNPPGPIMVTSQTVESINFTWPFPNGMDSHQYNFSVSSINGSLISGNNWFLLDNLQSGSLYRISVVTEGVLNYRSTAVTTENYTRPYPVTNLTTTNITTNAVTLVWDQPESKPNYLYLVQTTNSYIFPSVVDSKKITISGLLSGSNYSFTVTTQTPDGTKADPVPVSYFTRPYGIGQLEAETLNTTAVSLNWTKPLEYKPEYTYWVRTIGCGSQNQTVLGEVAVISELPPGTNCTFCVFVRAANGIKGEANCTSQYTKPEAVQPRISSQGSSSSILVSWTTPPGKVERYMVSLNSSSFSLNSTSTSFLFGNLSAGRLYTAMVTTYSGPFSASSGFITNATFPNPPGPIEILSQTTSSIDVRWKEAPLMDGASFYYQLTKLPAQGGENITTSNTSYTSYTFGSLLSGTPYNFSVATVGAMGFQSESVQIYMVTTRPFCVKILTTSTKEESITVMWNEPDEYKESYRYHLTWRGSDGTISNITIKEIYYTVNNLVPGSSYDFNVTTVTSDGTESAPRRISICTNASPVTNLTCLGPNTTNAEILLSWTKPNGQNLGFQVTGNNIVNNVIKTCCNYTVSNLRHYTGYNLTVVTQSCGLPSTPRSLLCITGITNPLIPVNYKSLVVVTSTAYNKFTLQIDPNLLDSTSGPITQVGVLVTNNFSGNSSDSLAYVGATYDQWKARKTLGYMATVSNRIQAIQTRSVESYLIIEVGDESTWNGYTNGALDATGHYQFAIVLFTKLTLDQNNLVNVQLSLLSPTKFYNTITLPQNPAVVTGIAVGATLGIFCILFIILIVFIIHWKRISTKESPDIQIHSMRAKVSVAVRVEDYEAYYKKQKADSNCGFAEEFEDLKLVGTAQSKTHALMLENKPKNRYNNVLPYDSSRVKLSIIHGSPYDDYINANYMPGYDSRKEYIAAQGPLPSTVNEFWRMIWEKNVQTLVMLTRCNEQGRVKCEQYWDHGTKHFENITVTTTSVIPLEDWTIRDFNIKNVKTAETRSVRHFHFTAWPDHGVPQTTELLISFRHLVREHMDQYSRHSPTVVHCSAGVGRTGTFIAIDRLIFQIERENIVDVYGIVHDQRMHRPLMVQTEDQYVFLNQCAMDIIRSRTGTNVDLIYQNTAALSIYENIEPKKKGYPNA, from the exons ATCTCCCAAGCACAATGTCCCG GTATTAAATGTAGCAGCAATGAAACGGAAACATTTACAACGACGACAACAACAGTCACGTTTGGATCCAGAAACAATTGCACCCTCTCcatcatcaatcaatcaatctcaaTCCCTGAAAATGGTTCGACAACTGGTTTGATTCCTGGAGCAGTCTATCAAATCTCTAGTagttgtttgaactgctgtACAGAGGCCACCACAA agCCTGGAGTGGTCAGGAACCTCACTGTCACTAATATCACAACATCCTCTATATTTCTGACGTGGACTAAACCAGATGGAAACAGCTCCTCCTATAGAGTACAGTGGACCGGTGGAAATGTAACTTACAATGACAGTGTGACTCtaacacagaaaaacattaCTAACCTGACTGCTGGTGTCCAGTACAACATTATTGTTACTGCAGTGGCAGATGATGGCATTACTGAAGGAGAGAAAGCCAGTGTTTCTCAGTACACAA AGCCTAACGTTGTCAGGAACCTCAGTGTCTCTAATATCACAACATCCTCTATATCTCTGACGTGGACTAAACCAGAGGGAAACAGCTCCTCCTATAGAGTACAATGGACAGATGGAACAAATAACTGGAGTGATTATGTTACTGACACGGACATAAGTGTCACTGGGCTGACTGCTGGGGTGCAGTACAATTTGACTGTCCTTGCAGTGGCTGGAGATAACACAACTTTAGGAGACGCAATGACAATGTCACTGTATACAA AGCCTAATGTTGTCAGGAACCTCAGTGTCAGTAATATCACAACATCCTCTATATTTCTAACGTGGACTAAACCAGAGGGAAACAGCTCCTCCTATAGAGTACAATGGACAGATGGAACAAATAACTGGAGTGATTATGTTACTGACACAAACATAAGTGTCACTGGGTTGACTGCTGGGGTGCAGTACAATTTGACGGTCCTTGCAGTGGCTGGAGATAACACAACTTTAGGAGACGCAATGACAATGTCACTGTATACAA AGCCTAACGTTGTCAGGAACCTCAATGTCAGTAATATCACAACATCCTCTATATTTCTGACGTGGACTAAACCAGAGGGAAACAGCTCCTCCTATAGAGTACAATGGACAGATGGAACAAATAACTGGAGTGATTATGTTACTGACACGGACATAAGTGTCACTGGGTTGACTGCTGGGGTGCAGTACAATTTGACTGTCCTTGCAGTGGCTGGAGATAACACAACTTTAGGAGACGCAAAGACACTGTCACTGTATACAA AGCCTAACGTTGTCAGGAACCTCAGTGTCAGTAATATCACAACATCCTCTATATTTCTGACGTGGACTAAACCAGAGGGAAACAGCTCCTCCTATAGAGTACAATGGACAGATGGAACAAATAACTGGAGTGATTATGTTACTGACACGGACATAAGTGTCACTGGGTTGACTGCTGGGGTGCAGTACAATTTGACTGTCCTTGCAGTGGCTGGAGATAACACAACTTTAGGAGACGCAAAGACACTGTCACTGTATACAA AGCCTAACGTTGTCAGGAACCTCAGTGTCACTAATATCACAACATCCTCTATATTTCTAACGTGGACTAAACCAGAGGGAAACAGCTCCTCCTATAGAGTACAGTGGACAGATGGAACAAATAACTGGAGTGATTATGTTACTGACACAAACATAAGTGTTACTGGGCTGACTGCTGGGGTGCAGTACAATTTGACGGTCCTTGCAGTGGCTGGAGATAACACAACTTTAGGAGATGCAAAGACAATGTCACTGTATACAA AGCCTAACGTTGTCAGGAACCTCAATGTCTCTAATATCACAACATCCTCTATATCTCTGACGTGGACTAAACCAGAGGGAAACAGCTCCTCCTATAGAGTACAATGGACAGATGGAACAAATAACTGGAGTGATTATGTTACTGACACAAACATAAGTGTCACTGGGTTGACTGCTGGGGTGCAGTACAATTTGACTGTCCTTGCAGTGGCTGGAGATAACACAACTTTAGGAGAGGCAATGACAATGTCACTGTATACAA AGCCTAACGTTGTCAGGAACCTCAATGTCACTAATATCACAACATCCTCTATATTTCTGACGTGGACTATACCAGAGGGAAACAGCTCCTCCTATAGAGTACAGTGGACCGGTGGAAATGTAACTGACAATGAGAGTGTGACTCTAACACAGCAAAACATTACTAACCTGACTGCTGGTGTCCAGTACAACATAGTTGTCACTGCAGTGGCAGGTGATGGCAGTACTGAAGGACAGAGGATAGCAATTTTTCAATACACAA GACCTGGTAAAATTGGGGAACTTACTGTGTCCACAAAcacttcctccatctctctgaaCTGGACCTCACCTCCTGGTGCGGTGTTCACGTACAAGGTGAAGTGGCATAATGATGTAGCGTGGATGAGCAGATACACAAACAGTACCTTTGCCGTACTATCAGACCTGATCCCTGGCACCAACTACATAATCTCAATCGTTGCCATCGCCGGAGACAATCACACAGAAGGAGAATGTAGCACATTCTCCTCAGTCACAA AGCCTGAAGTGGTGAGGAACCTCACTGTCACTAATATCACAACATCCTCTATATTTCTGACGTGGGCTAAACCAGAGGGAAACAGCTCCTCCTATAGAGTACAATGGACCGGTGGAAATGTAACTGACAATGACAGTGTGCCTCtaacacagaaaaacattaTTAACCTGACTGCTGGTGTCCAGTATAAAATTACTGTTACTGCAGTGGCAGGTGATGGCAGTACTGTTGGACAGAGTACATCTGTTTCTCAATACACAA GGCCTGAAAAGCCTGTGAACATCACGATTACAGCAAAAGGAACCTATTACCTGAACATCAGCTGGACTTTGCCTGCAGGGACAGTCGATGACTATGTTGTGAACATTTCAAATGAGAGACATACTTTGTATAGCAATATAACAGCAGTCACTACAGCCCTCTTTACTGATTTATATCCTGGGAGAATCTTTTTTATCACAGTGACCGCTGTTGCTGGAAACTTTAGTGAGATGTCTGACCAGTTTGCATTTGCCACTG ATCCCACACCACCTGGCTCCATCATCTTCAGTCAGAGGACAAACTCTTCGCTCTCTCTGAAGTGGGCGACTCCTGCTTTAATGGAGTATGCTCCAAACATCAGTTACTATATCACCTACCAGCCTGCAAATGGAACAGTACATAATATAAGCTCCTTGGTCAATAGCACAGCGCTGAACTGGCTTTTGTCTGGAACTTCCTACAATATAACTGTACAAACAGTTGGACCCATGAATTTATGGAGCACAGTTGTCTATAATTCTACTTACACTT TACCCAACCCTGTGTTGAACCTTGTAGCCAGCCCTAGTTCCACCACCTCAGTAAAAGTGACCTGGTCATACCCGCAGGGAGCCCAGATGTATTACAAATACTTGGTTCAAACCTACAGTACTGCAGGACCAGTGTTTAACACACCAGTCAGCATTAACAACACTAATGTACCCAACCTGGAGCCGGGAACTGGATACAATATCAGTGTTACGACGATAGCAGCAACAGGAAGTGAATCCACGGTGGAAAACACATTCAGTTACACAA TGCCCAAAGCAGTGACCAACCTCACAGTGGCGAATGTCAACACCATGGCGATCCAGCTGACGTGGCTCAGACAAAGTGATCATAAGCCTTCCTACACCTACCTGGTGATGGCGCTCCAGAACGCCACGGTGGTTCAGAATGATACAACTGAGACTGAGACTTATACCTTCTTCAATCTGACCCCTGGAACATTTTACTCTTTTGAAGTGTTTACAGTTGTAGAAGGCGTTATGTCCGCAGTGGAAAACACATCAAGTTACACAA agCCTGCTGCCGTTACTAACATCATAGCCATAGGAAGCACAACAACCATGTTAGTGAGCTGGACACCAGCATTTGGGCAGGTGGACTCCTACACTGTCTACCTGTTCAGAGGCTCGGTGCAGTTGGTGAAAAACAGCATGAATCCGAGCAACACTACTGTTACGCTTCAGGGCCTGACACCAGGAGTCGTTTACTGTACAGTAGTGGTCACAAAAAGTGGACCTTTTGAGAATAACAACTCTGTTTGCAACGCAACTT TTCCCAACCCTCCTGGACCCATCATGGTGACGTCTCAGACTGTGGAGTCCATCAACTTCACCTGGCCCTTTCCAAATGGCATGGATTCCCATCAGTACAACTTCAGCGTGTCCAGCATTAATGGCTCCTTAATTAGTGGAAACAACTGGTTCCTGCTGGACAACCTCCAGTCTGGAAGCCTCTACAGAATCTCTGTTGTTACTGAAGGCGTGTTGAACTATCGGAGCACTGCAGTGACAACAGAAAACTATACCA GACCATATCCTGTAACCAATCTGACAACGACAAACATCACCACAAATGCAGTGACCTTGGTGTGGGATCAGCCAGAGAGCAAACCTAACTACTTATATTTAGTGCAGACCACCAACAGCTACATTTTTCCATCTGTGGTAGACTCAAAAAAAATAACGATCTCTGGACTTCTCTCTGGGAGCAACtacagcttcaccgtcaccacacAGACACCAGATGGCACTAAGGCAGATCCTGTGCCAGTGTCTTACTTTACAc GTCCATATGGAATTGGACAGTTGGAAGCTGAAACCTTAAACACAACTGCTGTAAGTCTGAATTGGACGAAACCGCTGGAGTACAAGCCTGAATACACCTATTGGGTTAGGACTATAGGCTGTGGGTCCCAAAACCAAACCGTCCTAGGAGAAGTCGCAGTGATCTCAGAGCTTCCCCCTGGGACCAACTGCaccttctgtgtttttgtcagaGCAGCAAATGGCATCAAAGGGGAAGCAAACTGCACCTCCCAGTACACTA AGCCTGAGGCAGTGCAACCCCGTATCTCCAGCCAGGGCTCCAGTAGTTCAATCCTGGTGTCGTGGACCACACCTCCTGGGAAAGTGGAGCGTTATATGGTTTCCCTAAACAGCAGTTCCTTTTCCCTGAACTCCACCAGTACCTCCTTTCTGTTTGGCAACTTGTCTGCTGGAAGGCTTTACACTGCCATGGTAACCACATATAGTGGACCCTTCAGTGCATCATCTGGATTCATTACTAATGCAACCT TCCCTAACCCTCCAGGGCCGATTGAGATCCTGTCGCAGACAACCAGCTCCATTGATGTCAGGTGGAAGGAAGCACCGCTGATGGACGGTGCATCCTTCTACTACCAGTTGACTAAACTACCAGCCCAGGGAGGAGAAAACATCACTACCAGTAACACCAGTTATACCAGTTATACTTTTGGTtccctgctttctggaacgccTTACAACTTCTCTGTTGCAACAGTGGGTGCGATGGGTTTTCAGAGTGAGAGCGTTCAGATCTACATGGTCACTACAA GACCGTTCTGTGTGAAGATTCTTACGACTTCTACAAAAGAGGAGAGCATCACAGTCATGTGGAACGAACCCGACGAATACAAGGAAAGTTATCGTTACCATCTGACCTGGCGAGGCTCAGATGGGACTATTAGTAATATAACAATTAAAGAAATATATTATACCGTCAATAATCTAGTTCCTGGCAGCAGCTATGACTTTAATGTGACCACAGTGACCTCCGATGGAACCGAAAGTGCTCCAAGACGGATTTCCATCTGCACAA ATGCAAGCCCGGTGACAAACCTTACATGTTTAGGGCCAAACACAACAAATGCAGAAATCCTCCTGTCCTGGACCAAACCCAATGGCCAAAATTTGGGCTTCCAGGTCACTGGAAACAACATCGTGAACAACGTAATAAAAACCTGCTGCAACTATACTGTGTCCAACCTTCGTCACTATACTGGATACAATCTGACAGTGGTGACTCAGAGCTGTGGATTACCTAGCACTCCTAGGTCTCTTCTCTGCATAACAGGCATCACAA atccACTCATTCCAGTGAACTATAAGTCACTGGTGGTGGTGACCTCCACGGCATACAACAAGTTCACCCTTCAGATTGACCCCAACCTGCTGGATAGCACCAGTGGGCCAATCACACAAGTTGGGGTGCTGGTGACAAACAACTTTTCTG GTAACTCTTCTGATTCGTTAGCGTACGTGGGGGCAACTTATGATCAGTGGAAGGCACGGAAAACTCTAGGATACATGGCAACAGTCAGCAATAGGATACAGGCAATCCAAACGCGCAGCGTAGAGAGCTATCTGATCATAGAAGTTGGAGATGAATCCACATGGAACGGCTACACTAACGGTGCTCTGGACGCTACTGGACATTACCA ATTTGCTATTGTGTTGTTCACCAAACTGACTCTCGACCAAAACAACCTTGTGAATGTTCAACTGTCACTGCTGTCACCAACAAAATTCTACAATACTATTACACTCCCACAGAACCCAG CCGTAGTCACTGGCATTGCTGTTGGAGCAACATTGGGAATTTTTTGCATTCTCTTCATCATCCTCATCGTCTTCATTATCCACTGGAAAAG GATATCCACAAAAGAATCGCCCGACATCCAGATACATTCAATGAG AGCCAAAGT AAGTGTGGCTGTGAGGGTGGAGGACTACGAAGCTTACTACAAGAAGCAGAAAGCAGACTCCAACTGTGGCTTTGCTGAAGAATTTGAA GACCTGAAGCTTGTTGGTACAGCTCAGTCGAAAACGCACGCTCTGATGTTGGAGAACAAGCCCAAGAACCGCTACAACAACGTGCTTCCCT ATGACTCCTCTAGGGTGAAACTCTCTATTATCCATGGGAGTCCATATGATGACTACATCAATGCTAACTACATGCCG ggtTACGACTCCAGGAAGGAGTATATCGCAGCTCAGGGTCCTTTGCCCAGCACAGTCAACGAGTTCTGGAGGATGATCTGGGAGAAGAACGTACAGACTCTGGTCATGCTGACACGCTGTAATGAACAGGGACGA gtaaaATGCGAGCAATACTGGGATCATGGCACCAAGCACTTTGAAAACATCACTGTAACAACAACCTCTGTCATACCACTTGAAGACTGGACCATCAGGGActttaacataaaaaat GTGAAAACAGCAGAGACCCGTTCAGTGCGTCACTTCCACTTCACAGCCTGGCCAGATCACGGTGTACCACAAACCACCGAGCTCCTCATCAGCTTCAGACACTTGGTCAGAGAGCACATGGACCAATACTCCAGACACTCTCCTACTGTGGTCCACTGCAG TGCTGGTGTTGGACGCACAGGCACCTTCATAGCCATTGACCGTTTGATCTTCCAGATCGAAAGGGAAAATATTGTGGACGTGTACGGCATCGTCCACGATCAGCGCATGCACCGGCCCCTCATGGTGCAGACAGAG GACCAGTATGTGTTCTTAAACCAGTGTGCCATGGACATCATCAGATCAAGAACTGGAACCAACGTGGATCTAATCTACCAAAACACCGCTGCACTCTCTATTTACGAGAACatagaaccaaaaaaaaaagggtaccCCAATGCATAG